In Blastococcus saxobsidens DD2, the genomic stretch TCTCCAGCTCGTGAATCGTTCGTCGTCTTCTCTCATGTGGGCGGCTCCCGGGCGGGGGGCGCAAGCGAGGGGCAGGCGCTCGGGTGCGTGCCATCGTGTCCCGCGTCCGTTGCTGGTGGCTCCTGCACCGCGGCTCCTACTACGGTTCCGCTATGCAAGACAGTCGCGTAGCCCGGGTCAATTCCGTGCAGTCCGTCGATCGAGCTGTATCGATCCTTCAGGTTCTTGCGCGCCGTGGCAGCGTCGGCGTCACCGAGATCGCCGGCGAGCTGGGCATGCACAAGTCGACCGCCTTTCGGCTCCTCGCCACCCTGGAGGCCCGCGGGCTGGTCGAGCAGAACGCCGAGCGCGGGAGGTATCAGCTCGGCTACGGGGTGGTGCAGTTGGCTGCGGGAGCGACGAAGTCCGCGGGACTCGCCCTGCTCGGACTCCCCATCTGCCGAGAGTTGGCGGAGACGGTGGGCGAGACGGTGAACGTGGCGGTGCACGACGGACGGTGGGTCGTCAGCGTCGACCAGGTGATCGGCGCCGCGGCCGTGACGACCGTGAACTGGGTGGGCCAGCGCAGCCCCATGCACGCCACGTCGGCCGGCAAGGTGTTCCTGGCGCACATGTCGCCGGACCAGCTGGACGCCGCGATCGCCGAGGACCTGGAGAGGTACACCCCGCACACCGTGGTGGACCAGGACGTCCTCAGGCATCAGCTCGCGATCGTCCGCGAACGGGGCTTCGCCTCTACCAGCGAGGAGCACGAGATGGGCCTGGCAGCCATCGCGGCTCCGGTCTGCTCCATAGACGGCGGTGTGGTCGCAGCCGTCACCGTCTCCGGGCCCACGTTCAGGGTCAACGAGGACACGATGCCCGGCCTGGCCAAGCACGTGATCGCGGCGGCCGGCGAGATCTCGCAGCGCAACGGCCATCCCAAGCGCGGCTGACCGGCCGGTACGCCTTCCTTCTCCGCTCGGCCGCCCCGGGCACCGGCCCGGTCAACCACGCGGACGGGTGGGTCAGGCGTCGATCCGCAGGTCACTCAGCGGCTTCGAGCAGCAGATGAGCAGCTTGTCCTGCGCGATCTCACGCGGCCGGATCCCGCCCTGGTGCTGCATGTCCACGGTGCCGGAGAGGATGGTCGTCTTGCATGTGCCAC encodes the following:
- a CDS encoding IclR family transcriptional regulator, which codes for MQSVDRAVSILQVLARRGSVGVTEIAGELGMHKSTAFRLLATLEARGLVEQNAERGRYQLGYGVVQLAAGATKSAGLALLGLPICRELAETVGETVNVAVHDGRWVVSVDQVIGAAAVTTVNWVGQRSPMHATSAGKVFLAHMSPDQLDAAIAEDLERYTPHTVVDQDVLRHQLAIVRERGFASTSEEHEMGLAAIAAPVCSIDGGVVAAVTVSGPTFRVNEDTMPGLAKHVIAAAGEISQRNGHPKRG